TCTCCCCCGGCGGCCAGTCCCCACAGCACGGGGCGGCCGACGAGGACGCCGGAGGCGCCCAGGGCGAGGGCCTTGAGGACGTCGGTGCCGGTGCGGACGCCGCTGTCGAGGAGGATCCGGCTGCGGCCGGCGACGGCGTCGACGACCGCCGGAAGGGCGTCGAGAGCGGGCAGTGCGCCGTCGAGCTGGCGGCCGCCGTGGTTGGAGACGACGATGCCGTCGACGCCGTGGGCAGCGGCCCGGTCGGCGTCGGCGGGGTCGAGGACGCCCTTGAGGACGAGCGGCAGCCGGGTGTGGTCGCGCAGCCAGTCCAGGTCCTTCCAGGACAGGGAGGGGTCCACGACGCCGGCGGTCTGGGCGGCGATGGCGCTGACGCCGCCCTCGGCGCCGCGCGGCACTCCGTCGCGGTCGCGCGCGAAGTGCACGGCCGACACGCCCTCGGGGAGGGTGAAGGCACCACGCATGTCGGCCTGCCGACGGCCCATGTACGGGGTGTCGACCGTCAGCATGAGGGCGCGCGCGCCGGCGGCTTCGGCGCGGGCGAGCAACTCCTTGGTGTGGCCCCGGTCGCGCAGCCAGTACAGCTGGAACCAGACGGTGGCACCGGTCGCGGCGATGTCCTCGACCGGGATGCTGCTGAAGGTGCAGGCGGTGAAGGGGACGCCCGCGGCGAAGGCCGCCCGGGCGGCGGCGAGTTCGCCATCGGGGTGGACGGCACGCTGGTAGGCCATCGGGGCGACGGCCAGGGGCAGGGCGGCGGGATCGGCGAGGAGCGTGGCGGTGGTACTGGTGGCGGAGACGTCGGCGAGGACGCGGGGCAGCAGGTGGAGCCGGTCGAACGCGGCGCGGTTGGCGGCGAGGGTGAGTTCGCTTCCCGCGCCGCCCGCGACGAACCGCTCCACGCCGGCCGGCAGGACGCCCGCCGCGAGGGCCTCCGCGTCGGCGGGGGTGAGCATCGCGTCGAGTGCGCCGGGGGTCACTGGGCGTTCTCCGCGGGGGTGTTGCCCTCGTGCTCGGCCTTCTCCGCCTGCACGGCCTCGTAGAGCGCGCGGACGTTGCCGCCGCCGAAGGTGTCGGCGCCGATCCGCTCGATGATCTCGTAGAAGAGGGTGCGCTGGGGGTGGACGGTGCGGGTGAAGATCTGGAAGAGCTGGCCCGCGTGATCCTCGTCGGCGAGGATGCCGGGCTCGCGCAGCTCCTCGATGGAGTGGCGGCCCAGGTCGAGGCGCGCGGCGAGTGCCTCGTAGTAGGCGTCCGGGGTGGAGAGGAAGACGATGCCGCGCTTGTCGAGGCGGGCGACGGTCTCGACGATGTTCTCGGTGGCGAAGGCGAGGTGGTGGACGCCGCCGCTGCCGTGTCGTGCCAGGAAGTCGCCTATGTGTCCGGCCTGGTGGTCGGGGCTCGGGGCGAGGACCGTGAAGGTCAGGTCGCCCGCGGGGCTGCGGACGGCCTTGGAGTCCATGGCCTCCCTGCCCTGCACCATCAGCTCCTCGTACACGGACGCGTAGCCGAAGACCTGCTCGTAGTAGCCGGTGGAGGTGGCGAGTTCACCGGTGCGGACGGTCACGGCGACGTGGTCGAGGAGGGTCAGTGCGGGCGACTCGGCGGCGGGCGGGGCGAGTTCGGCGACCGGTGCGAAGCCGGGGAGCGGCAGCGGCGTGCCGTGCGCCTCGGCTCCTGCGGTCGGGCGCTGGACGAGGGTGTGGCGTACGTCGTCGAATCCGGCGGCCACCCGTGCGGTGGCCCAGCCGCCGGCGTGGTCGGCGGGCTCGGCATGCGGGACCGCCCCACGGGCGGCGGCTTCGGCGAAGGCGGCGCGCACGTCGGTGGTGGTCAGCGCGATGTCGGCTATGCCGTCGCCGTGGGCGGCCGTGTAGGCGGCGGCCGGGTGGGTGTCGTCGAGGGCCTGGGTGACCACGAGGACGATGTCGCCCTGCCGCAGGGCCAGCGAACGGCCCGCGCCCTCGGCGCCGGTGGTGGGGGTGCGTTCGGCGGTGGCGAACACCTGGAAGCCGTAGCCGACGGTGAACGCCTCGGCGGCGGCACGGGCGTCGGTGACGTACAGCTCCACATGGCTGACGAGCAGCGAGGAGAGGGAGGACGTGACGGAGTGGGCCATGACGACGGGTCCTTGTGTACGGGGACGGTGCGGACAGTTCGGATCGAGGCAATCCTGACTGCTCGCACCGATCACGGCCACCCTCTTCCGCACCATTCCCCGGCGAAGGACACCGGAAGAACTCTCCGGAGCCGGCCCTCGACGGGGAAGACGTACGTGATTCGGCGGTCCTCACAGGAGAACGCGCGGTCGCCGATCCGCGGTCCTCCGTGATCGCCGTGGCGGTGTCAGACGTCCTGGATGCGCCGGAAGGGCCGGTCCGCCTCCAGGGCGAACGCGACGTCCAGCAGCGTCCGTTCACTGCCGGGGCGGCCGGAGAACATGACGCCGATCGGCAGGCCGTCGTCGGTCGCGCTCGCCGAGGGCAACGAGATCGACGGCGTCCCGACGACGTTGTCGACCGGGGTGAACGCGACGTACGCGAGGATCCGCTCGATCAGGGTCGCGTAGGGAACGGCCGGGCTCAGGTGGCCGATCGGCGGCGCGGTGTGGGCGAGCACCGGGGAGAGGACGAGATCGAGTCCGCGGAATCCCGCCGCGTACGCCTCCTTGGTGCGCTTCAGCCTCCGCACCACGCCGGGAGTGCCCCGCCAGTTCTTCAGGTACTCCTCGCGCAGCCCCCGGCTGAGGCCGTCCATGCGGTGCCGGTCGAAGTCCCGGCCGAAGGTCCGGCCCGTGGTGCCGATGAGGAACGACAACAGGCCCCAGTAGGTGAGGAAGTCGTCGGTGAAGCGGGGATCGATGGCCAACTCCACGGGCTGCACGGTGTGTCCGAGCCGTTCGAGCCTCGTCACGGTCTCCGTGACGGCCTCCCGGGTGGCGGTGTCGGAGTGGACGCCACTGGGCGAGTCCACCAGGTACCCGATGCGCAGCCGTCGCTCCGAGGGCCCTTCGACCAGGCCGAGGGGCGGCAGCTTCGGGTTGCGCCAGTACCGCTCGGCGTCGGCGAGGAACGCGGCGGTGTCGCGCACCGAGCGGCTCACGATGCCGTCGGAGACGAGGTCCAGCGGCAGTTGACGGCTCTGGGCGTTCGGGACGACCCTGCCGCGGGTCGGCTTGAGGCCGACGAGACCGCAGCAGGCGGCGGGTATGCGGATCGAGCCGCCGCCGTCGTTGGCGTGCGCGATCGGCACGGCCCCCGCGGCGACGAGCGCCGCACTGCCGCCCGACGAACCACCCGCCGAATGGCCCGTGTTCCACGGGTTGCGCACGGGCTCGGCGCCCTCGAACTCCGTGGTCGGACTGAACCCGAACTCGGGCAGCCGCGTCTTGCCCAGCACCGTGACGCCGCTGCTCAGGAACTGCCGCGTGAACGGCGCGTGCCGCCGTGCCGCGCGCGGGGTGAAGGCCGCGCTGCCGTGACCGGTGGGCAGTCCCACGTAGTCGGTGTTGTCCTTGACGAAGGTCGGCACCCCGGCGAACGCGCCGCCCGCCCAGGCCGCGGGCGCCGGCGCGGAGACGTGCGCCTGGACCGCGTGGAGCCGGCCGTCGACCGCCCGGACCCGCTCGGCCGCGTCCCGGGCGACCTCGGCGGCGCTGACCTCGCCCCGCCGGATGGCGTCGGCGAGACCGACGGCGTCATGCTCCCCGAGCGCGTCGTCCCGGAAGGCGTGCACCGTGGTCCGTTCGTCGAAAGTCGTCACCGTTACCTCAGCCCCCGGCCGTATGGATGGATGTCCACCATCATTGCCTACCAGCAAGTAACACGCGAGGGGATCCACGGAGGGATCACGGAGTACGTCACCGTCCGACCCAGCCGGTGACGGCCACCACCTCCCGCGCGATGTCGGGAACGGACCGCCCGTCGGTCGCCACCCGTACCGTGTCGACGGGTGCCCGTTCGTCCAGGAGTCGCGCCTTGCGGGCGCTGCCCGCGATCTCCTGTTCCCGTTCGGAGCCGAGTTCCCGGCCTGTCAGCCGCTCGCCCGCAGTGGCGTCGGAGGCCGTGAGCAGCACACGGACGATCCGCACGCCCTCCCCCATCGCGCGCTCGAACATGCCCGTCGCCTCCGGCAGGACACTCACGGTGTTCGTGTAGATCAGGCGGCGGTGGCCCAGCCGGGCGAAGTTGGCCCAGACCGCCGTCAGATTCCTCTCGGTGATCTCCGAGCGGCGCGGATCGTCCTCCGGGGCCGGATGCACCTGGCCCAAGTAGTCGCCCTCCAGGACCGCGTGCCCGATCGCGGCGGCCCGCAGCCGCGCCGAGACCTCCCACCCCACGGTCGTCTTGCCGACGCCCGCGCGCCCTCCGATGAGGAGTACTTCCGCATGTTCCATGACCGTCAGCGTGCCAGCGGTCGACGACCTCGCGCGAGCGGTTTCAGGCGAGCGTCGGGTAGTCCGTGTAGCCCGTCTCGCCGCCGACGTACATCAGGTGCGCGTCCCGGATCGGGTTGAGCGGGGCGCCGGCGCGCATCCGGGCGACCAGGTCGGGGTTGGCCAGGAAGGAGCGGCCCAGGGCGATCAGGTCGGCGCCGGCGTCCAGGAGGCGCTCGCCTGCGGCGCGGCCGCCGTCGGCGGGGAGCGGGCCGGGCCACGGCAGGGCGGGGTTGGCGATGAGCGTGCCGGGCCAGGCCGCGCGCAGGGTGTGGAAGAGGGGCTGGTCGGGGTCGGCGAAGACCACGTGGAGGTACGCGAGTCCCAAGTCGCTCAGTTCGCCCACGAGGGCCGGGTAGACGGCGTCGACGTCGTCCTCCCGCATGGCGTTGGCGGTGACGCCCGGCGCGATGCGCACGCCCACCCGCTCCGGGCCGATCGCCTCGGCGACGGCGCGGACGACCTCGACGGTGAAACGGATGCGGTTCGCGACGGAGCCCCCGTAGCCGTCGGTGCGCAGGTTCGTGGCGCTGGACAGGAACTGGTGCAGCAGGTAGCCGTTCGCGGAGTGGACCTCGACCCCCGAGAATCCGGCGTCCACCGCCCGCCGGGCCGCATCGGCGAAGTCCGCGACGGTGGACGTGATCTGCTCCTCCGTCATCTCCTGCGGGACCACGGACTCCTGATGCCCGGACGGGGTGAAGATCGTGTCGGGCAGCGGCACCGGTGACGGGGCGAGCGGGTGGTGCCCGGTGGTCTCCGGGTGTCCCACCCGGCCGCCGTGCTGCAGCTGGAGGAACATCTGCCCGCCGGCGTCCCGCACGGCGTCGGTGACGCGGCGCCAGCCGACCACGTGCGTGTCGTCGTGGATCGCGGGGATGTTGGGGTACGTGGCACCGACCGCGTTGGGGGTCGCCGCCTCCGCGATGATCAGCCCGGCCGAGGCCCGCTGGGCGTAGTACGTGGCCATGATCGGCTCCGGGACACCCGTCGCGCTCGCGCGGTTCCGGGTCATCGGCGCCATCACCAGTCGGTTCTTCAGCGGGAGGGAGCCGAGGTGGGTGGGCTCGAAGAGCGGGGACGACGGGGACGCGTCAACCGTGGTGGTGGTGTTCGTGGTGGTGGCCGTGCTCATGATCGTGCTCCTTCGTCCGTCTCTTCGCCGGGGCTGCGAGCCCCGCTGAACAGACTGTCGCGCAGCCCGCTTCGGATCCGCTGACGGTCCGCTGACGGTCCGCTCAGGGTCGGATGATCATGGCTGTGTAGGGTCGGGTCCCATGAGGTTCGGGGTGCTCGGTCCGGTGGCGGTGTGGGATGCCGACGGTGCACCCGTGCGTGTACCGGAGACCAAGGTGCGCGCGCTCCTCGCCGACCTTCTGGTCCACGAGGGGCAGCCGGTGTCGGCCGACCGCCTCGTCCACGACATCTGGGGCGACGCCGTCCCCGGCAATCCGGCCAACGCGCTCCAGGCCAAGGTCTCCCAGCTGCGCAGGGCCGTCGGCCGCGACCGCGTGCTCCACCAGCCGGCCGGATACCGGCTGCGCCTCGACGGCGACCCCGCCGAGGTCGACACCTCACGGCTCCGGCAGCTCGCGGCGCAGGCCCGGCTCGTCGCCGCGCCGCGCCCCCGGGCGGCCCTGCTCGGCGAGGCGCTGGACCTGTGGCGCGGGCCCGCGTACGCGGACTTCGCCGACGAGGAGTTCGTCCGCCCGGCGGCGGAGCGCCTGGCCGAGGAGCGGCTCACCCTCGTCGAGGAACAGACAGAGGCCCGGCTGGAGTTCGGGGATCCTCTGCTGCTCGGCGAGACGGCCGGTCTCGTCGCCCGTCATCCGTTGCGCGAGCGGTTGCGGGCCGTACGGATGCGGGCCCTGTACGGCGCGGGCCGGCAGAGCGAGGCGGTCGCCGCGTACACGGAGCTCCGCACCCTGCTCGCCGACGAACTGGGCCTCGACCCGAGCCCCGGTCTCGCGGCGCTGTACGAGGCGATCCTGCGCCAGGACGCCGGGCTCATACCCGTCGCGGTCTCCGCCGAGCCCCCCGTCGTCGTCCGTTCCTCATCCGACGGCGGGGCCCTGGAGGCGGCGGCCGCGGTCCCACCGCTCCTCCCCGACCCGCGCGCGCTCACGCCCCGCCGCCGGAACCTGCCCACGCCGCCGACGACTCTCGTCGGGCGCGGCCCCGCGCGCGAGGCCGTCGTCCGGCTCCTCGGCACCGAGCGGCTCGTCACGCTGACCGGACCCGGCGGAGTGGGCAAGACGCGCCTGGCGCTGGCCGTCGCCGAGCAGCTCGGTGCCGACGAGCCGGACGACGACGCCTCCGGTGGCGTCGTGCCGGACGGCGTGTGGTTCGTCGAGTTCGGCGGCCTGCCCGCCGATACCGCGGATCTCGTCCAGGCGGTGGCGTCGGCCCTCGGCATCCGCGACACGGCGTCGTCGGCACGCGGCACCGCCGACGCCTCGGCCGCGCTGCACGGAGCGCTGCGGGACCGCCGGGTGCTCCTCGTGCTCGACAACTGTGAGCACGTGATCGAACCGGCTGCCGAGCTGGCCGGGTCCCTGCTCCGGTCCGCGCCGGGGGTGCGCGTGCTCGCCACGAGCCGGGAGTCCCTCCGGCTCCCCGGCGAGACGGTGTACGCCGTCGCGCCCCTCGAACCCGACGACGCGGCCCGGCTTTTCACCGAGCGGGCCGTCGCGGCGGCACCGGACTTCGCGCCCGCATCCGATTCCGGCATCGCGGCCGAGAGCGACGACGAGAGCGGCGAGGTGCGGGACGCCGTCGCGGAGATCTGCCGTCGCCTCGACGGACTCCCCCTCGCCCTGGAGCTCGCCGCCACCCGCGTCCGGGCCCTCGGCGTACGGGAACTGGCCGAACGCCTCGGCGACCGCTTCCGTGTCCTCGCCTCCGGTCAGCGCGGTCTCCCGGCCCGGCAGCAGACGCTGCGCGCGGTGATCGACTGGAGCTGGGACCTCCTCGCCCCTCCCGAGCAGGCCGTCCTGCGCCGCCTCGCCGTCCCCGTCGGCGGGTGCACGCCCGCCGCGGCGGAGACGGTGTGCGCGGGCGACGGCATCGCCCACGACGACGTGCTGGATCTGGTGGGCCGCCTGGTCGACCGGTCCCTCGTCTCGACGGTCCGGACGGCCGACGGGCCGCGCTACCGCCTGCTGGAATCGGTCGCCGCATACGCCCGCGAACGCCTCCACGAAGCGGGTGAGTCCGGTGTCGTGACGGATCGTCACGCCGTCTACTACCGCGAGTTCGCCGAGCGCGCCGAAGACCGGCTGCGCGGTGCGGGCCAGCGCCGCCGGCTCGCACAGCTGGACGCCGAATCCGCCAACATCCGCGCCGCCCTCGACCACGCCCTGCGGACGGCCGAGGCGCACGGCGCGGCGCGTCTGGCCGCCGCCCTGTGCCCCTGGTGGCTGCTGCGCGGCCGTCTGCACGAGGCCCGGCGTACCCTCGCCGTGGTCGTGGACGCCCTCCCGGCCGACACGGCAGCCGACGTGTCGGCCGAACCGCGTGTGCTCCTGGCTGCCTTCACCATGCTGACGGGCGGACGCGCGCCGGAGACGGACTGCCCCGAGGCGGACATCGCCGATCCCGCGCGGCGGGGTCGCGCGCTGTGGCTGTTCGCGTACGGCCTCTACCACGCGGGCGACCCGGTGGCGGCCCACGCCGTCGACTCCCGCGCTCTCGACCGCTTCACCGAAGCCGGCGACCGGTGGGGCACCGCCGCGGCCCGGGCACTGCGCGCCCATACGTCGTTCGCCGCCGGTGACCTGCGGACCGCGCGGGAGGACGGCCTCTACGCTGCCGCGGCCTTCCGGGAACTCGGGGACAGATGGGGCGAGTTGCTGACGGTTCCGGTGCTCGCCGCCCTCGCCGAGATCGAGGGCGACTACGCCGGCGCCACCGCCCGTCAGACCGAAGGCCTGCGGCTCGCCGAGGGTCTGGGTCTGGCGGCGGAGGCCTCGGCACGGCTGGGCGGCCTCGGCCGCCTCGCGCTCCTGGCCGGCGACTGGGAGCAGGCTCGCGTCCTGCACGAGCGGGCCCGGCGCGCGGCAGCGGAGCAGGGCCATATGTTCGGCGAGGTGTTCGCGCTCATGGGCCTCGCCCTCGGCGCACGCCGCTCCGGCGACCTGGACGCCGCCGAACACCATCTGCGGACGATGCGCGACGCGTACCCGTCGTCGACCGCGGGGAAGCATCTGATCCATGTGGAGCTCGGCTTCGTGGCAGCCCTCCGCGGCCGGGTGGCCGAGGCTTCCGCGTATCAGGCACGCGGTCTCGAGTTCGCCGGGCAACTGGCCGACCCGCGCGCGCTCGCGCTCTCCCTCGAAGGCGTCGCCGGTGTTGCCGCGGCCACGGGCGACTCACCGCACCTCACCCGCGCCGCCCGGTTCCTGGGCGCGGCGGACGCGGCCCGGCGGAGCGTCGGGGCGCCCCTCCCGGAGGCAGAGAGCGCCGACGTACGCCGCATCGCCGCGGTGGCCGTGCGGGCGCTCGGCGACTCCGCGTACACCGCGGCGTTCCGCGAGGGCGGCGGCATGCCCCTCTCGGAAGCGGTACGCTCGGCGGCCGCCGGAGCCTGACGGCGGACCCTCGCGTATCGCGTCGGGTGTGGCGTGTGTCACCTTCCGGGAACCGATCCGGGCCGGTCGGACAGTCCGGTGTCATGGAGACGAGTGTGCGTGCCCGAATACGAGCGGGAGACTCCGATGCGTTCGGTGCCCTTTTCGACGACTACGCCCGGGCGGTGCACAACCACGCCTTCCGGCTGACCGGGGACTGGTCGGCGGCCGAGGACATGCTGTCGCTGACGTTCCTGGAGGCCTGGAGGCTGCGGGCGTCGGTGGATCCGGACGGCGGGTCCCTGCGGCCGTGGCTGCTGGGGATCGCCACCAACGTCGTGCGGAACACCCGCCGGGCGGCCCGGCGCCACGAGGCGGCCCTGAACCGTCTGCCGCGCGAGGAGGTGTTCCCCGACTTCGCCGAGGACCTGGTCGGCCGGATCGACGACGCCGAGCGGGTGGCGGCGCTCCAGGCGGCGCTCTCCCGGCTGCGGCGCCCCGAGCGTGAGGTGGTCGCCCTGTGCGTCTGGTCGGGTCTGGACTACGCGGCCGCCGCCAAGGCGCTGGACGTCCCGGTGGGAACAGTCCGTTCGCGCCTGTCCCGCGCCCGCAAGAAGCTCCAGAAGTACGCCGGAACCGGCCTGTCGGCACGGAACGGGAACTCGGAGCCGGGCCGCGGACAGATAGATGGTGACCGCGTCCCCGCGGTCCGGCCCACCCAGGAGGAAGCCCGATGAGCACCACCCCGTCCCGGCCCACCCCGGCCGAACGCGAGGAGATCGCCCGGCTGTTGCCCGTCCCGGCCGATCGGGACCGGCCCGGCCGCCACCACCAGGCCCTCAAGGACCAGCTGTTGCGCGAGTTCCGGCAGGACACCGCTCCCGCCGCCGCTCCCGCCGGCGCCAAGCCCCGCTTCGGAGCACGCCGGCTGACGATCGCCGCCGTTCCGCTCGCCGCCGGCGCGCTGGCCGTCACGCTGGCGACGAACGGCGGGCTCGACCCGGGCCCGGGTGCCGACCCGAAGGCCGCCGTGGCCCCCGGCTCGGACCGGAAGGCGCAGGACGCCAGGCCGGAGGCGACACCGGTGGCGGTCCTGCTCGACCGTATCGCCACCGTCGCCGCCGCCAAGCCCGCCCGCGCCGTCCGCGACGACCAGTACGTCTACGTCTCCAGTACGGTCGCCTGGTCCAGCCAGAGCGACGCCGACCCCGTCATGCGTCTGGACACTCCCCACAGCCGCAAGGTCTGGCTCTCGGTGGACGGAAGCAGGCCCGGTCTTCTCCGCGAGAGGGGCCAGGACGTGCCGCTGGCCGACGAGGTCGACAAGAGCGGCCGTCCCGTCACGTCCGTCGGCAATCCCGCTCCCACCCTGAACAGCCCGACGTACCGCTACCTGGCGTCGCTGCCCACCGACCCCGACGTGCTCCTGAAGAAGATCTACGACGAGACGAGGGGCCAGGGGCCGGGGCCGGACCAGGAGGCGTTCGTGACGATCGGCGACCTGCTGCGCGAGCAGCTGGCCCCGCCGAAGGTCAGCGCCGCCCTCTACAAGGCGGCGGCCGGGATCCCCGGCGTCACTGTCGTCGGCGACGCCGTCGATGCGGCCGGCCGCCACGGCGTCGCCGTCGCCCGTGTCCACAACGGCGAGCGGACCGAGTGGATCTTCGACAGGAACACACTGGAGTTCCTCGGCGAGCGGGGTGTCATGGTCGAGGACAAGCCGTGGGCCACGTCCGGCCAGATCACCGCCACCACCGCGATCCTGTCCCGGGGTGTCACGGACAAGACCGGCGAAACCCCCGGCCACACCGGCTGACCGGCTGACCGGCTGACCAGCCGACCGGCACGATCGGGGTCGTACGCGGCACCAGGTGGGCTGCGCGGCCAGGGGTGGCCGCGCCGCCCACGGGCGACACCAGGATCGTCACTGCTCGCGCAGGCCCCAGGGGGATCCGTACGCGGTGAGCAGGTCCAGGAAGGGGCGCGGGGCGAAGGCCTCGGGGCCGAGGACGCCCGCCCCGGACCAGATGCCGGCGGCCAGCAGTTCCAGGGCCACGACCGGGTTGATCGCGGTCTGCCACACGACGGCCTGGCAGCCGTACTCGCGCATCGACCACTCGTTGTCGACCACGTGGTAGAGGTAGACCTCGCGCGGCGCCCCGTCCTTGACGCCCTTGACCCAGGTACCCGCGCAGGTCTTGCCGGTCATCCGGTCGCCGAGCGTCGCCGGGTCGGGAAGGGCGGCGGCCACGACGTCGCGGGGCGACACCTGCGCCGGGCCGAGGTCCGTCGCCACGGTGACGGGCGCGGTGCTGTCGAGGCCCAGCGCGTGCAGGGTCTTGAGCTTGCCGATGAAGTCCTCACCGAGGCCGTACTTGAACGTGACCCGCTTCGCGTCGATCCAGCGCGGCACGAGCAGGACCTCCTCGTGCTCGACGTTCACGCACTCCACCGGGCCGATGCCCTCGGGGAAGTCGAAGACCTCGGGCTCGCTGAACGGCTCGGTGGTGAACCAGCCGCGGCCGGCCTCGTAGACGACCGGCGGGTTCAGGCACTCCTCGATGGTCGTCCAGATGTTGAACGACGGCGCGAAGTCGTAGCCCTCGACCGTGAGGTCGGCGCCGTCGCGGATGCCGATCTCCTCGATCTCGTCGAAGAGCTCGTCCGCGGCGTAGCGGGCGAAGACGTCGGACATGCCGGGTTCGACGCCCATGCCGACCAGGGCGAGCCGGCCGGCCTTCTCCCACCGCTCGGCCTGCTCGAACTGGGCGTCGCCCAGCTTGACCCCGCACAGCTCGTACGGGCGCTCGGGATGCGGGCGCGACAGCGACATCGCCATGTCGAGGTAGTGCGCGCCGGCCGCGGCGGCGGCGTGGAACAGCGGCAGGACGAAGCGCGGGTCGGTGGCGTTGAGGAGGACGTCGCAGCGCTGCTCCTTCAGGAGCGCGGCGACCGCGCTCTCGTCGGAGGCGTCCGTGCGGCAGGCGCTGAACCGGGTGGCGCCGTCGCCCAGGGCGGCGACGGCCGCCTCGGCGCGGGCGAGGTCGTAGTCGGCGACGACCATGTGGTCGAAGAACGGACGGCGGGCCGCGATCCGGGTGATGGCGGTTCCCACGCCTCCGGCGCCGACAAGCAGTACACGCATGACAGGAATCTCCCTCTCCAAGGCTGTGCCCTGGAACTGTGACCTCTGGTGCAGGCGATGAAACCCCTGTTCCCTCGCTAACGTCTATGGCGTTGGCATAAGGTGCCCGGCAACGGGAAGGAGCCGGGTCGTGGGGAAGCAGGTGGTGCCGGAGTCGGCGCGCAGACGGCGGCGCCCGACGAAGAACGGCGCGGTGCTGTCGGAGCGGGTGATCGTGGAGACGGCGCTGCGGATGCTGGCCGAACACGGCGGCGAGGGGCTCACCGCCCGGCGCCTCGGGCTCGCGCTGGGCGCCGACCCGAGCACGCTCTACCGCTACTTCGCCGGTATGGACGACCTGACGCTGGCGATCGGGGCGGAGCTCATCGGACGGGCGCTGGACGGCTGGGCGCCCACCGGGGAGTGGCGCGCCGACCTGCGCCGACTGGGTCTGCGCATCCACGGCGCCTACCTCGCGCACCCCCAGGCGGCGGTGCTCACCGCCAGCCGCGTCACCGGGCGGGAGCAGGAGACGGCCGTGGACGAGGCGATCCTGGCCGTGCTGCGGACGGCGGGCTTCCCCGACCCGGACACGGTACGGATCTACCACGCCTTCATCGACCAGAGCCTAGCCTTCGCCGCCCTGGACGCGGCCTCACTGGCGCTGCCCGCGGCGGCGCGGGAAGCCGACGAGCAGATGTGGGAGTCGACCTACGCCCGGCTGTCGGCCGCGTCGCACCCCCACATCGCCGCCACGGCCGATCTGTTGGCCGCACGCATGAACCACAGCGCCTATCCGGCGGCTCTGGACATGCTCCTGGACAGCGCGGAGAGCCGGCTGGGACGACTGGTGGGGCGGGCGATCGCCCACCCCACGGAGTCGTAGCCCCGCCCCTTCCAGTCGGTCCGCCTATGCGGCGTCGACGCGCTCGGCTGCCCCCTTCCGCGACGTGTCCGCCGCCGCCCCGTCCGACGGCCGGTTCCGCTGTGCGCCGCGGCGGCCGGGCAGGACGACGAGGACGATCGCCGTACCGACGGCCATGATGATCCCGCCGACGAGGCTCGTCGCGGCGACGCCGTGGGCGAACGACTCGTGCACCGCTCCGACGAGGGCCTGGGCCTGCTGGGGTCCGGCGGACGGGTCCTGGGCGACCCGCTCGGCGACGGCGAGCCCGGCGCCCACCGAGTCCTGGGCGGTCTGGAGCGCGGCGGCCGGGAGGCGGTTGCCGACCAGGTCGGCCAGTTCGTCCCGGTACGCCGTACCGAGGAGGGAGCCGAGGACCGCGATGCCGAGGGAGCCGCCGAGCTCCAGCGCGGTGTCGTTGGCTCCGCCGCCGACGCCCAGCTCCGACTCGGGGAAGGAGCTCATGATGGTGTCGGTGGCCGGCGAGACGCTCAGGCCGATCGCCAGGCCCAGCATCATCATCGGCGCCAGGAAGTCGGTGTACGTGGACCCCGTGTCGATCCGGGTGAGGAGGAGGACGCCCGCCGTGCCGATCACCATCCCGGCCGAGACC
The sequence above is a segment of the Streptomyces sp. NBC_01255 genome. Coding sequences within it:
- a CDS encoding alpha-hydroxy acid oxidase, with product MLTPADAEALAAGVLPAGVERFVAGGAGSELTLAANRAAFDRLHLLPRVLADVSATSTTATLLADPAALPLAVAPMAYQRAVHPDGELAAARAAFAAGVPFTACTFSSIPVEDIAATGATVWFQLYWLRDRGHTKELLARAEAAGARALMLTVDTPYMGRRQADMRGAFTLPEGVSAVHFARDRDGVPRGAEGGVSAIAAQTAGVVDPSLSWKDLDWLRDHTRLPLVLKGVLDPADADRAAAHGVDGIVVSNHGGRQLDGALPALDALPAVVDAVAGRSRILLDSGVRTGTDVLKALALGASGVLVGRPVLWGLAAGGEAGVAKVLTLLREELENALALAGCPDPAAAARLRTVRAPGGDAPY
- the hppD gene encoding 4-hydroxyphenylpyruvate dioxygenase produces the protein MAHSVTSSLSSLLVSHVELYVTDARAAAEAFTVGYGFQVFATAERTPTTGAEGAGRSLALRQGDIVLVVTQALDDTHPAAAYTAAHGDGIADIALTTTDVRAAFAEAAARGAVPHAEPADHAGGWATARVAAGFDDVRHTLVQRPTAGAEAHGTPLPLPGFAPVAELAPPAAESPALTLLDHVAVTVRTGELATSTGYYEQVFGYASVYEELMVQGREAMDSKAVRSPAGDLTFTVLAPSPDHQAGHIGDFLARHGSGGVHHLAFATENIVETVARLDKRGIVFLSTPDAYYEALAARLDLGRHSIEELREPGILADEDHAGQLFQIFTRTVHPQRTLFYEIIERIGADTFGGGNVRALYEAVQAEKAEHEGNTPAENAQ
- a CDS encoding amidase; translated protein: MTTFDERTTVHAFRDDALGEHDAVGLADAIRRGEVSAAEVARDAAERVRAVDGRLHAVQAHVSAPAPAAWAGGAFAGVPTFVKDNTDYVGLPTGHGSAAFTPRAARRHAPFTRQFLSSGVTVLGKTRLPEFGFSPTTEFEGAEPVRNPWNTGHSAGGSSGGSAALVAAGAVPIAHANDGGGSIRIPAACCGLVGLKPTRGRVVPNAQSRQLPLDLVSDGIVSRSVRDTAAFLADAERYWRNPKLPPLGLVEGPSERRLRIGYLVDSPSGVHSDTATREAVTETVTRLERLGHTVQPVELAIDPRFTDDFLTYWGLLSFLIGTTGRTFGRDFDRHRMDGLSRGLREEYLKNWRGTPGVVRRLKRTKEAYAAGFRGLDLVLSPVLAHTAPPIGHLSPAVPYATLIERILAYVAFTPVDNVVGTPSISLPSASATDDGLPIGVMFSGRPGSERTLLDVAFALEADRPFRRIQDV
- a CDS encoding AAA family ATPase, which encodes MEHAEVLLIGGRAGVGKTTVGWEVSARLRAAAIGHAVLEGDYLGQVHPAPEDDPRRSEITERNLTAVWANFARLGHRRLIYTNTVSVLPEATGMFERAMGEGVRIVRVLLTASDATAGERLTGRELGSEREQEIAGSARKARLLDERAPVDTVRVATDGRSVPDIAREVVAVTGWVGR
- a CDS encoding alkene reductase, which produces MSTATTTNTTTTVDASPSSPLFEPTHLGSLPLKNRLVMAPMTRNRASATGVPEPIMATYYAQRASAGLIIAEAATPNAVGATYPNIPAIHDDTHVVGWRRVTDAVRDAGGQMFLQLQHGGRVGHPETTGHHPLAPSPVPLPDTIFTPSGHQESVVPQEMTEEQITSTVADFADAARRAVDAGFSGVEVHSANGYLLHQFLSSATNLRTDGYGGSVANRIRFTVEVVRAVAEAIGPERVGVRIAPGVTANAMREDDVDAVYPALVGELSDLGLAYLHVVFADPDQPLFHTLRAAWPGTLIANPALPWPGPLPADGGRAAGERLLDAGADLIALGRSFLANPDLVARMRAGAPLNPIRDAHLMYVGGETGYTDYPTLA